The following proteins come from a genomic window of Gossypium raimondii isolate GPD5lz chromosome 5, ASM2569854v1, whole genome shotgun sequence:
- the LOC105766299 gene encoding disease resistance protein At4g27190, translating into MGCEFCESLANSVGTLVADYVVKPVGRQLDYVRHFHDNVEKLVEKKGELVRARTRLQRETEVAERQLLHVEDDVGDLQRKAVEILSNVETLEMEIQQNKRCLNWCPNWSWRYQLSKQAMKKTLDISELLEKINKFGQPGRVGYRAPSTLPTTEFLCSKEFVVSEASKIAFHQIIEALQDDNISMIGLWGMGGVGKTTLAREVGNQAEKLNLFNKVVITTVSQKPNFEVIQDQIAQFIDFDMKNERGRRSVQDLWLRLKKEQRILIILDDIWTNINLKEKIGIPTGEDHKSCKVLLTTRRQQVCLAMDCQKVVQLGCLDGDEAWNLFATKASLNGSADDAIRKVATKIIRKCQGLPIAIVSLGSALKGKSCHEWKAAYRRLKDRRLTEIEDVNEENAYLCLEASFEYLKGMETKTCFLLCSLYPEDHEICVEDLVRYAWGLELYKGINSIEKVRSEVLASTEILKNSCLLLDCRRKGHVKMHDVVREVALWIASSREEFSFASVGTLPMDESFKHFIAISFNTDQMDELPKGLVLPNLKFLLLGGTREGRMETSSEFFEGMKALKACALDYLMISPVAFQFQMNLKTLKLRNCRFSDISVIGKLKTLEIFSLSGSAISELPNEIGDLENLRLLELSKCRELRRIPHRLIQRLSNLEELYLHGSRSIKWATKNATEKECYSGLSELNLLPKLGVLSLDLHPQDLSDGFVFPKLWRFDVFILAWRTSFEPCPISRSLTIFNNASLDACKQLFEDVESLDLERVQGYPNLIPSLELEFSKLTSLVLYSCDGMKSLIDASKQQVPTTTFSNLRSLSLASMLALEELCNGPQPQGFLQKLETLSLRDCNEMIGAIPISQNLEELQVHQCGKMQVLFQTVELRSIEQWPNHHLSLQSLKVVQISECNNLKYLFPMSAANNSVGQLQSLDIHRCSQLEEIIQGTEVLNISPQSLRKIRVSECNKLTSLSSLSHGHRLQELLVEDCPRLTPLIISAKIQKLELRRITSEQLSNLDICNCEEVEQITGKDQTSSHDHRLQPICFPNLTLISIFNCENLKCLFPITVAHGGFPKLLSASNLQTLEISNCSQLEEIIQEPQVSNISLQCLKEIKVENCNNLRYLFPMSIANSLGGLRTLRISGCFGLEEIIKATEASNVCLHSLREVFVRECNKLTSLSSLSHGHILKSLTNLEIYDCLQLEDTFPISMAQGLPLLNEVVLENLPQFKGRDGNEIVLTLSSLQKLKVVNCPELTPFIISTKIQELTLKRMKEMKKMSNMMGRGGSSVSMEYLKISNFRELFDSSYNLSSLKFLNLFELTELRVIWNGPIQAVNFQNLTQLNVRNCRSLRYIFSPTIAQYLPRLSELYISDCEELEQIIDKDQKSSQHHLQPICFPRLAEVIIFYCKNLKYLFPITSAHGGLPKLKTISLGNVPKLEQVFEGDEANVSKDEEKVIHLPQLTDLDLDRLPNLMSFSPVGYHFVFPSLDDLNVQDCPNLTTRFSVDSEQSVHAETQASQSVDETIVEESATAQETTWPAGSNISWSAEH; encoded by the exons ATGGGTTGTGAATTTTGCGAGTCTCTTGCTAACTCCGTTGGAACACTAGTTGCGGACTATGTGGTAAAGCCGGTGGGACGTCAACTTGATTATGTCCGCCACTTTCATGACAATGTTGAAAAGCTGGTGGAAAAAAAAGGTGAACTTGTAAGGGCACGAACTCGTCTGCAGCGTGAGACTGAGGTTGCTGAAAGGCAGCTTTTACATGTTGAAGATGATGTAGGGGATCTGCAAAGGAAGGCAGTGGAAATCCTATCGAATGTGGAAACTTTGGAGATGGAAATTCAACAGAATAAGAGGTGTCTCAATTGGTGTCCTAATTGGAGTTGGAGATATCAATTAAGCAAGCAAGCAATGAAGAAAACTCTGGATATATCTGAGCTTTTGGAGAAGATCAACAAATTTGGTCAACCTGGACGAGTCGGTTACCGTGCTCCTAGTACCCTTCCCACCACAGAATTCCTCTGCTCTAAGGAATTTGTGGTTTCGGAAGCTTCAAAGATTGCTTTCCATCAAATCATTGAAGCCTTACAAGATGACAATATCAGCATGATTGGATTGTGGGGGATGGGAGGGGTGGGCAAAACCACCTTGGCTCGTGAAGTTGGAAATCAAGCTGAAAAACTGAATTTGTTCAATAAAGTTGTGATTACAACTGTGTCTCAAAAGCCAAACTTCGAAGTAATTCAAGATCAAATTGCACAATTCATAGACTTTGATATGAAGAATGAACGAGGAAGAAGATCAGTGCAAGATTTATGGTTGAGACTGAAGAAGGAACAGAGGATTCTTATTATCCTTGATGATATTTGGACAAATATCAACTTAAAGGAGAAGATAGGAATACCGACTGGCGAAGATCATAAAAGTTGCAAAGTTCTTTTAACAACACGCCGTCAACAAGTATGCCTTGCTATGGATTGTCAAAAGGTGGTACAACTGGGTTGTTTAGATGGCGATGAAGCTTGGAATTTGTTTGCAACGAAAGCAAGTCTAAATGGCTCTGCTGATGACGCTATTAGAAAGGTGGCAACTAAAATCATCAGAAAATGCCAAGGTTTGCCCATTGCTATAGTTTCGTTAGGAAGTGCTTTGAAAGGTAAAAGTTGTCACGAGTGGAAAGCGGCATATCGGAGACTCAAAGATCGTAGATTAACTGAAATTGAAGATGTTAATGAAGAAAATGCTTATCTATGTCTTGAGGCGAGCTTCGAGTACTTGAAGGGTATGGAGACGAAGACTTGTTTCTTATTGTGCTCTTTATATCCCGAAGATCATGAGATTTGTGTGGAGGACTTGGTGAGATATGCATGGGGATTGGAGTTGTATAAAGGCATCAACTCAATTGAAAAAGTTAGAAGTGAAGTGCTTGCATCGACTGAAATCCTCAAGAACTCTTGTTTGTTGTTAGATTGCAGAAGAAAAGGGCATGTCAAAATGCATGATGTGGTTCGTGAAGTTGCTTTATGGATTGCATCCTCCAGAGAGGAGTTTTCTTTTGCGAGTGTTGGAACATTGCCGATGGATGAAAGTTTCAAGCATTTCATAGCAATCTCCTTCAACACTGATCAAATGGATGAACTTCCCAAAGGATTGGTTTTGCCAAATCTCAAATTTCTTTTACTTGGTGGAACACGTGAGGGTCGCATGGAAACTTCAAGTGAATTCTTTGAGGGTATGAAAGCATTAAAAGCTTGTGCTTTGGATTATCTAATGATATCTCCAGTTGCATTTCAATTCCAAATGAACCTTAAAACATTGAAGTTGCGTAACTGTAGATTCTCTGACATCTCAGTGATTGGGAAGTTGAAGACACTTGAGATTTTTTCATTAAGTGGATCTGCTATATCTGAATTGCCGAACGAAATTGGTGATTTAGAAAATCTAAGACTTTTGGAGTTGTCAAAATGCAGAGAACTACGAAGAATTCCTCATCGATTAATACAAAGATTGTCCAATTTAGAAGAACTATACTTGCATGGTTCTAGATCAATAAAATGGGCGACTAAGAACGCAACTGAAAAAGAATGCTATTCTGGCCTATCAGAGTTGAATTTATTGCCCAAGTTGGGTGTATTATCGTTGGATTTGCATCCTCAAGATCTTTCAGATGGCTTTGTGTTTCCTAAATTATGGAGATTTGATGTTTTCATTTTGGCTTGGAGGACGTCATTTGAACCTTGTCCAATCTCAAGATCTTTGACAATATTTAATAATGCGTCCTTAGATGCATGCAAGCAACTATTTGAAGATGTAGAATCTCTTGACCTGGAAAGAGTGCAGGGCTATCCAAACCTTATTCCAAGCTTGGAGTTGGAATTCAGTAAGTTGACTTCTCTAGTTCTTTATAGTTGCGATGGTATGAAATCCCTAATTGATGCATCAAAGCAACAGGTGCCAACCACTACATTCTCTAATTTGAGAAGCTTATCATTAGCATCTATGCTTGCTTTAGAAGAGCTGTGCAATGGCCCTCAACCACAAGGTTTCTTACAAAAGTTAGAAACCTTGTCCTTACGGGATTGCAATGAAATGATTGGTGCAATTCCAATTTCACAAAATCTTGAAGAGCTTCAAGTTCATCAATGTGGTAAAATGCAAGTGCTATTCCAGACTGTTGAATTGAGGAGCATAGAACAGTGGCCCAATCATCATTTAAGCCTCCAAAGTCTAAAGGTTGTACAAATAAGTGAGTGCAACAATTTGAAATATCTCTTCCCAATGTCAGCTGCTAATAATAGCGTTGGGCAATTGCAATCTCTGGATATACACAGATGCTCACAATTGGAAGAAATAATACAAGGGACAGAAGTGTTAAACATAAGCCCCCAAAGTCTAAGGAAAATAAGAGTAAGTGAATGCAATAAGTTGACATCTCTTTCCTCATTGTCCCATGGTCACAGGTTGCAGGAGTTATTAGTGGAGGATTGTCCCCGGTTGACACCTCTTATCATTTCGGCTAAAATACAA AAATTGGAGCTACGGAGAATAACAAGTGAGCAATTGAGCAATTTAGATATCTGTAATTGTGAAGAAGTGGAGCAGATTACTGGGAAGGATCAAACTTCATCACATGATCATCGACTCCAACCTATTTGCTTTCCTAATTTGACTCTGATTAGTATCTTCAATTGTGAAAACTTAAAATGTCTCTTCCCGATTACTGTTGCTCATGGAGGCTTTCCAAAACTTCTAAGTGCGTCCAATTTGCAAACTCTGGAGATAAGCAACTGCTCCCAGTTAGAAGAAATAATCCAAGAGCCACAAGTGTCAAACATAAGCCTTCAAtgtttaaaggaaataaaagttgaaaactgCAATAATTTGAGGTATCTCTTCCCAATGTCTATTGCTAATAGCCTTGGGGGATTGCGAACTCTACGAATAAGTGGGTGCTTTGGATTGGAAGAGATAATCAAAGCAACAGAGGCATCCAACGTATGTCTCCATAGTCTAAGGGAAGTATTTGTACGTGAATGCAACAAGTTGACATCTCTTTCCTCATTATCCCATGGTCACATATTGAAAAGTTTGACAAATCTAGAAATTTACGATTGCCTTCAATTGGAAGACACTTTTCCAATCTCAATGGCTCAAGGCCTTCCTCTACTGAATGAGGTTGTGCTGGAAAATTTACCTCAATTCAAAGGAAGGGATGGAAACGAGATTGTGCTTACCCTTTCATCATTGCAGAAGTTAAAAGTGGTGAATTGTCCCGAATTGACAccttttatcatttcaactaaaatacaa GAATTGACCCTTAAAAGgatgaaagaaatgaagaaaatgagCAACATGATGGGGAGAGGAGGATCATCAGTAAGTAtggaatatttaaaaatttccaaCTTTAGAGAGTTATTTGATTCTAGTTATAACCTTTCAAGCCTGAAGTTCCTAAATTTGTTTGAACTAACCGAATTGCGAGTGATATGGAATGGTCCCATCCAAGCTGTAAACTTTCAAAATCTCACTCAATTGAATGTTAGAAATTGTAGAAGCTTAAGATACATATTCTCACCAACCATTGCTCAATATTTGCCACGATTGAGCGAGTTATATATATCTGATTGTGAGGAATTGGAACAAATTATTGACAAGGATCAAAAGTCATCACAACATCATCTCCAACCTATTTGCTTCCCTCGTCTGGCTGAAGTTATAATCTTTTATTGTAAAAACTTGAAATATCTCTTTCCGATTACTTCTGCCCATGGTGGCCTTCCAAAATTGAAGACAATAAGCCTTGGAAACGTCCCCAAATTAGAGCAGGTGTTCGAAGGAGATGAAGCAAATGTGAGTAAGGATGAAGAGAAAGTGATACACCTACCACAATTAACCGACTTAGACCTTGATAGGCTACCAAACCTCATGAGCTTCAGCCCTGTAGgttatcattttgttttccCATCTTTGGATGATTTAAACGTACAAGATTGTCCCAACCTAACCACAAGGTTTAGTGTTGATTCAGAGCAATCAGTGCATGCCGAAACACAG GCAAGCCAATCAGTTGATGAAACTATAGTGGAAGAATCTGCTACAGCTCAGGAAACTACATGGCCAGCTGGTAGCAACATAAGTTGGAGTGCAGAACACTGA
- the LOC105766300 gene encoding uncharacterized protein LOC105766300: protein MDCILQRGVSFASVETLPMDESFKHFIAISFNRDQMGELPEGLVFPNLKFLLLGGTGKGRMETSSEFFEGMKALKACTLADLLLSPVAFQFQMNLKTLKLCNCRFSDISMVGKLKTLEIFSLSGSLISELPNEIGDLENLRLLELSNCTNLRRIPHRLIQRLSSLEELYLHGSSSIIWATENTTEKECYSSLSELNLLPKLGVLSLDLYPQYLSDGFVFPKLWRFDVLISLVWRTPFEPCPISRSLTIFNESIDACKQLFEDVESLDLIGVQGSPNLIPSLELEFSKLASLDLRSCNGMKCLIDASKQQVPTTAFSNLRSLSLASMLALEELCNGPQPQGFLQKLETLSLRDCNEMIGAIPILQNLEELQVHQCGKMQVLFQTVELRSIEQWPNHHLSLQSLKVVQISDCNSLKYLFPMSAANNSLGQLQSLDIRRCSQLEEIIQGTEVLNISPQSLRKIRVSECNKLTSLSSLSHGHRLQELLVDDCPRLTPLIISAKIQKLELRRITSEQLSNIDIFNCEEVEQITEKDQTSSHDHRLQPICFPNLTQISIFNCENLKCLFPITVAHGGFPKLLSASNLQTLEISNCSQLEEIIQEPQVSNISLQCLKEIKVVNCNNLRYLFPMSIANSLGGLRTLQISWCFGLEEIIKAKEASNVCLHSLMEVFVHGCNKLTSLSSLSHGHILKSLTKLEIYDCLQLEDTFPISMAQGLPLLNEVVLGNLPQFKGRDGNEIVLTLSSLQKLKVVNCPGLTPFIISTKIQKLTLRRMEERKKMSNMMGEGGSSVSMEYLKISNFRELFDSSYNLSSLKFLNLFGLTELRVIWNGPIQAVNFQNLTELNVGDCISLRYIFSPTIARNLPRLSKLHISCCEELEQIIDKDQKSSQHHLQPICFPCLAEVIIDNCENLKYLFPITSAHGGLPKLKTIRLVNVPKLEQVFEGDEANVSKDEEKVIHLPQLTDLDLGRLPNLMSFSPVGYHFVFPSLDDLNVQDCPNLTTRFSVDSEQSVHAETQASQSVDETIVEESATAQETTWPAGSNISWSAEH, encoded by the exons ATGGATTGCATCCTCCAGAGAGGAGTTTCTTTTGCGAGTGTTGAAACATTGCCGATGGATGAAAGTTTCAAGCATTTCATAGCAATCTCCTTCAACCGTGATCAAATGGGTGAACTTCCCGAAGGATTGGTTTTCCCAAATCTCAAATTTCTTTTACTTGGTGGAACAGGTAAGGGTCGCATGGAAACTTCAAGTGAATTCTTTGAGGGTATGAAAGCATTAAAAGCTTGTACTTTGGCTGATCTATTGTTATCTCCAGTTGCATTTCAATTCCAAATGAACCTTAAAACATTGAAGTTGTGTAACTGTAGATTCTCTGACATCTCAATGGTTGGGAAGTTGAAGACACTTGAGATTTTTTCCTTAAGTGGATCTCTTATCTCTGAATTGCCGAACGAAATTGGTGATTTAGAAAATCTAAGACTTTTGGAGTTGTCAAATTGCACAAACCTACGAAGAATCCCTCATCGATTAATACAAAGATTGTCCAGTTTAGAAGAACTATACTTGCATGGTTCTAGCTCAATAATATGGGCGACTGAGAACACAACTGAAAAAGAATGCTATTCTAGCCTATCAGAGTTGAATTTATTGCCCAAGTTGGGTGTACTATCGTTGGATTTGTATCCTCAATATCTTTCAGATGGCTTTGTGTTTCCTAAATTATGGAGATTTGATGTTCTCATTAGTTTGGTTTGGAGGACGCCATTTGAACCTTGTCCAATCTCAAGATCTTTGACAATATTTAATGAGTCCATAGATGCATGCAAGCAACTATTTGAAGATGTAGAATCTCTTGACCTGATAGGAGTGCAGGGCTCTCCAAACCTTATTCCAAGCTTGGAGTTGGAATTCAGTAAGTTGGCTTCTCTAGATCTTCGTAGTTGCAATGGTATGAAATGCCTAATTGATGCATCAAAGCAACAGGTGCCAACCACTGCATTCTCTAATTTGAGAAGCTTATCATTAGCATCTATGCTTGCTTTAGAAGAGCTGTGCAATGGCCCTCAACCACAAGGTTTCTTACAAAAGTTAGAAACCTTGTCCTTAAGGGATTGCAATGAAATGATTGGTGCAATTCCAATTTTACAAAATCTTGAAGAGCTTCAAGTTCATCAATGTGGTAAAATGCAAGTGCTATTCCAGACTGTTGAATTGAGGAGCATAGAACAGTGGCCCAATCATCATTTAAGCCTCCAAAGCCTAAAGGTTGTACAAATAAGTGACTGCAACAGTTTGAAATATCTCTTCCCAATGTCAGCTGCTAATAATAGCCTTGGGCAATTGCAATCTCTGGATATACGGAGATGCTCACAATTGGAAGAAATAATACAAGGGACAGAAGTGTTAAACATAAGCCCCCAAAGTCTAAGGAAAATAAGAGTAAGTGAATGCAATAAGTTGACATCTCTTTCCTCATTGTCCCATGGTCACAGGTTGCAGGAGTTACTAGTGGATGATTGTCCCCGGTTGACACCTCTTATCATTTCGGCTAAAATACAA AAATTGGAGCTACGGAGAATAACAAGTGAGCAATTGAGCAatatagatatatttaattgtgAAGAAGTGGAGCAGATTACTGAGAAGGATCAAACTTCATCACATGATCATCGACTCCAACCTATTTGCTTTCCTAATTTGACTCAGATTAGTATCTTCAATTGTGAAAACTTAAAATGTCTCTTCCCGATTACTGTTGCTCATGGAGGCTTTCCAAAACTTCTAAGTGCGTCCAATTTGCAAACTCTGGAGATAAGCAACTGCTCCCAGTTAGAAGAAATAATCCAAGAGCCACAAGTGTCAAACATAAGCCTTCAAtgtttaaaggaaataaaagttgTAAACTGCAATAATTTAAGGTATCTCTTCCCAATGTCTATTGCTAATAGCCTTGGGGGATTGCGAACTCTACAAATAAGTTGGTGCTTTGGATTGGAAGAAATAATCAAAGCAAAAGAGGCATCCAACGTATGTCTCCATAGTCTAATGGAAGTATTTGTACATGGATGCAACAAGTTGACATCTCTTTCCTCATTGTCCCATGGTCACATATTGAAAAGTTTgacaaaacttgaaatttacgATTGCCTTCAATTGGAAGACACTTTTCCAATCTCAATGGCTCAAGGTCTTCCTCTACTGAATGAGGTTGTGTTGGGAAATTTACCTCAATTCAAAGGAAGGGATGGAAACGAGATTGTGCTCACCCTTTCATCATTGCAGAAGTTAAAAGTGGTGAATTGTCCCGGATTGACAccttttatcatttcaactaaaatacaa AAATTGACCCTTCGGAGGATggaagaaaggaagaaaatgagCAACATGATGGGGGAAGGAGGATCATCAGTAAGTAtggaatatttaaaaatttccaattttagaGAGTTATTTGATTCTAGTTATAACCTTTCAAGCCTGAAGTTCCTAAATTTGTTTGGACTAACCGAATTGCGAGTGATATGGAATGGTCCCATCCAAGCTGTAAACTTTCAAAATCTCACTGAATTGAATGTTGGAGACTGTATAAGCTTAAGATACATCTTCTCACCTACCATTGCTCGAAATTTGCCACGACTGAGCAAGTTACATATATCTTGTTGTGAGGAATTGGAGCAAATTATTGACAAGGATCAAAAGTCATCACAACATCATCTCCAACCTATTTGCTTCCCTTGTCTGGCTGAAGTTATAATAGATAATTGTGAAAACTTGAAATATCTCTTTCCGATTACTTCTGCCCATGGTGGCCTTCCAAAATTGAAGACAATAAGGCTTGTAAACGTCCCCAAATTAGAGCAGGTGTTCGAAGGAGATGAAGCAAATGTGAGTAAGGATGAAGAGAAAGTGATACACCTACCACAATTAACCGACTTAGACCTTGGTAGGCTACCAAACCTCATGAGCTTCAGCCCTGTAGgttatcattttgttttccCATCTTTGGATGATTTAAACGTACAAGATTGTCCCAACCTAACCACAAGGTTTAGTGTTGATTCAGAGCAATCAGTGCATGCCGAAACACAG GCAAGCCAATCAGTTGATGAAACTATAGTGGAAGAATCTGCTACAGCTCAGGAAACTACATGGCCAGCTGGTAGCAACATAAGTTGGAGTGCAGAACACTGA
- the LOC105767115 gene encoding disease resistance protein At4g27190-like, whose translation MGCEFCDSALANAVGTLIVDNVVKPVGRQLDYVRHFHENVEKLVEKKGELGRARTRLQHETGVAERQLLHIEDDVGDLQRKAVEILSNVETLEMEIQQNKRCLNWCPNWSWRYQLSKQAMKKTLDISKLLEKINKFGQPGRVGYRAPSTLPTIEFLCSKEFVVSEASKIAFHQIIEALQDDNISMIGLWGMGGVGKTTLAREVGNQAEKLNLFNKVVITTVSQNPNFEVIQDQIAQFIDFDMKNERGRRSVQDLWLRLKKEQRILIILDDIWTNINLKEKIGIPTGEDHKGCKVLLTTRRQQVCLAMDCQKVVQLGCLDGDEAWNLFATKASLNGSADDAIRKVATKIIRKCQGLPIAIVSLGSALKGKSCHEWKAAYRRLKGRRLTEIEDVNEENAYLCLEASFDYLKGMETKTCFLLCSLYPEDYEIYVEDLKKRACQNA comes from the exons ATGGGTTGTGAATTTTGCGACTCTGCTCTTGCTAACGCCGTTGGAACACTAATTGTGGACAATGTGGTAAAGCCGGTGGGACGTCAACTTGATTATGTCCGCCACTttcatgaaaatgttgaaaagctGGTGGAAAAAAAGGGTGAACTTGGAAGGGCACGAACTCGTCTGCAGCATGAGACTGGGGTTGCTGAAAGGCAGCTTTTACATATTGAAGATGATGTAGGGGATCTGCAAAGGAAGGCAGTGGAAATCCTATCGAATGTGGAAACTTTGGAAATGGAAATTCAACAGAATAAGAGGTGTCTCAATTGGTGTCCTAATTGGAGTTGGAGATATCAACTAAGCAAGCAAGCAATGAAGAAAACTCTGGATATATCTAAGCTTTTGGAGAAGATCAACAAATTTGGTCAACCTGGACGAGTCGGTTACCGTGCTCCTAGTACCCTTCCCACCATAGAATTCCTATGCTCTAAGGAATTTGTGGTTTCGGAAGCTTCAAAGATTGCTTTCCATCAAATCATTGAAGCCCTACAAGATGACAATATCAGCATGATTGGATTGTGGGGGATGGGAGGGGTGGGCAAAACCACCTTGGCTCGTGAAGTTGGAAATCAAGCTGAAAAACTGAATTTGTTCAATAAAGTTGTGATTACAACTGTGTCTCAAAATCCAAACTTCGAAGTAATTCAAGACCAAATTGCACAATTCATAGACTTTGATATGAAGAATGAACGAGGAAGAAGATCAGTGCAAGATTTATGGTTGAGACTGAAGAAGGAACAGAGGATTCTTATTATCCTTGATGATATTTGGACAAATATCAACTTAAAGGAGAAGATAGGAATTCCGACTGGCGAAGATCATAAAGGTTGCAAAGTTCTTTTAACAACACGCCGTCAACAAGTATGCCTTGCTATGGATTGTCAAAAGGTGGTACAACTGGGTTGTTTAGATGGCGATGAAGCTTGGAATTTGTTTGCAACGAAAGCAAGTTTAAATGGCTCTGCTGATGACGCTATTAGAAAGGTGGCAACTAAAATCATCAGAAAATGCCAAGGTTTGCCCATTGCTATAGTTTCGTTGGGAAGTGCTTTGAAAGGTAAAAGTTGTCACGAGTGGAAAGCGGCATATCGGAGACTCAAAGGTCGTAGATTAACTGAAATTGAAGATGTTAATGAAGAAAATGCTTATCTATGTCTTGAGGCGAGCTTCGATTACTTGAAGGGTATGGAGACGAAGACTTGTTTCTTATTGTGCTCTTTATATCCCGAAGATTATGAGATTTATGTGGAGGACTTG AAGAAAAGGGCATGTCAAAATGCATGA
- the LOC105766301 gene encoding uncharacterized protein LOC105766301 isoform X1, whose product MRHEEKEQEIPKLKDEHQMTKMELEEYKSKIGVMGNEIQQLKRKLEAQGQMLTSLEKLVEWFALQTNVQGSQVLATSGAVLQSVNELVSSGETGATYFQPSMAGFLQQTCFDQDYNITAPAAAAGFANHNLRFGFDAPNSQGNKAGDWTDSATANYNLPEYGATNNHDNIFNNVVGAGLLPTGSSLDANPEASFMFDAANNHENYGDLLPHGHATGSCSAHARKQFLAHVEKAKTTGWLDSSFHYGNSINGKENGACQ is encoded by the exons ATGAGGCATGAGGAGAAGGAACAAGAGATCCCAAAGTTGAAGGATGAACACCAGATGACGAAAATGGAGCTAGAGGAATACAAGTCTAAAATTGGGGTTATGGGAAATGAGATCCAACAACTTAAGAGAAAGCTTGAGGCACAG GGGCAAATGCTTACTTCTTTGGAAAAG CTGGTAGAATGGTTTGCGTTGCAGACCAATGTGCAAGGCAGTCAAGTTTTAGCAACTTCGGGAGCTGTTTTACAAAGTGTTAATGAATTAGTGAGTTCGGGAGAGACAGGGGCGACATACTTTCAACCTTCCATGGCTGGTTTTCTTCAGCAAACATGCTTTG ACCAGGACTACAACATTACGGCCCCTGCTGCTGCTGCTGGTTTTGCAAACCATAACTTGCGCTTTGGGTTTGATGCCCCTAATAGTCAGGGTAATAAAGCAG GAGACTGGACTGATTCTGCTACTGCAAATTATAACTTGCCTGAGTATGGTGCTACGAACAATCATGATAACATTTTCAACAATGTCGTCGGTGCTG GACTTCTTCCTACTGGTTCCTCCTTGGATGCAAATCCTGAAGCGTCCTTCATGTTTGATGCTGCAAATAATCATGAGAATTATGGTGATCTTTTACCCCATGGCCACGCTACAG GATCATGTTCTGCTCATGCCCGAAAACAGTTTCTAGCACATGTTGAAAAAGCAAAGACTACCGGATGGTTGGATTCATCATTTCATTATGGCAATTCCATAAACGGTAAAGAGAATGGGGCCTGCCAATAA
- the LOC105766301 gene encoding uncharacterized protein LOC105766301 isoform X2, whose translation MRHEEKEQEIPKLKDEHQMTKMELEEYKSKIGVMGNEIQQLKRKLEAQGQMLTSLEKLVEWFALQTNVQGSQVLATSGAVLQSVNELVSSGETGATYFQPSMAGFLQQTCFDQDYNITAPAAAAGFANHNLRFGFDAPNSQGDWTDSATANYNLPEYGATNNHDNIFNNVVGAGLLPTGSSLDANPEASFMFDAANNHENYGDLLPHGHATGSCSAHARKQFLAHVEKAKTTGWLDSSFHYGNSINGKENGACQ comes from the exons ATGAGGCATGAGGAGAAGGAACAAGAGATCCCAAAGTTGAAGGATGAACACCAGATGACGAAAATGGAGCTAGAGGAATACAAGTCTAAAATTGGGGTTATGGGAAATGAGATCCAACAACTTAAGAGAAAGCTTGAGGCACAG GGGCAAATGCTTACTTCTTTGGAAAAG CTGGTAGAATGGTTTGCGTTGCAGACCAATGTGCAAGGCAGTCAAGTTTTAGCAACTTCGGGAGCTGTTTTACAAAGTGTTAATGAATTAGTGAGTTCGGGAGAGACAGGGGCGACATACTTTCAACCTTCCATGGCTGGTTTTCTTCAGCAAACATGCTTTG ACCAGGACTACAACATTACGGCCCCTGCTGCTGCTGCTGGTTTTGCAAACCATAACTTGCGCTTTGGGTTTGATGCCCCTAATAGTCAGG GAGACTGGACTGATTCTGCTACTGCAAATTATAACTTGCCTGAGTATGGTGCTACGAACAATCATGATAACATTTTCAACAATGTCGTCGGTGCTG GACTTCTTCCTACTGGTTCCTCCTTGGATGCAAATCCTGAAGCGTCCTTCATGTTTGATGCTGCAAATAATCATGAGAATTATGGTGATCTTTTACCCCATGGCCACGCTACAG GATCATGTTCTGCTCATGCCCGAAAACAGTTTCTAGCACATGTTGAAAAAGCAAAGACTACCGGATGGTTGGATTCATCATTTCATTATGGCAATTCCATAAACGGTAAAGAGAATGGGGCCTGCCAATAA